A DNA window from Chthoniobacterales bacterium contains the following coding sequences:
- a CDS encoding amino acid racemase, whose product MKRIGLIGGLSPESTVHYYQRICRSHNRKCGGLIFPEITIESLNLQELVGLFGKNDWDGVAAILLSALHRLKSAGAGFAAILANTPHNAYDLIRDTSPLEILTIMDATARRLARDGRKKVALLGTKATMEFGFFQKHFACAGIETQVPDAAQRAELDRIIWEELSRGVVLPASQIAAKTMMSDLERRGAEAVILGCTELGLLIKPGDSGLPLYDTLEIHADAILEFAA is encoded by the coding sequence ATGAAACGCATCGGACTCATCGGCGGGCTCAGCCCCGAGTCAACTGTCCATTATTATCAGCGCATCTGCCGCAGCCATAACCGGAAATGCGGCGGGTTGATATTTCCGGAGATCACTATCGAGAGCCTCAATCTCCAGGAGCTCGTCGGTTTGTTTGGCAAAAACGATTGGGATGGAGTGGCCGCGATCCTTCTTTCGGCATTGCACCGGCTCAAAAGCGCCGGCGCCGGATTTGCCGCCATTTTGGCCAACACTCCGCACAATGCCTACGACCTCATCCGTGATACTTCGCCGTTGGAGATTCTCACGATCATGGATGCGACGGCCCGACGCCTTGCGCGCGACGGTCGCAAAAAGGTCGCTTTGCTGGGAACAAAAGCCACCATGGAATTCGGCTTTTTCCAGAAGCATTTCGCATGCGCCGGCATCGAGACTCAGGTGCCCGATGCGGCGCAACGTGCGGAACTGGATCGCATCATCTGGGAGGAATTGTCCCGCGGCGTCGTCCTGCCGGCATCCCAAATAGCGGCAAAAACGATGATGTCCGATCTGGAACGCCGCGGTGCCGAAGCCGTCATTCTCGGCTGCACGGAACTGGGGCTTCTCATCAAGCCGGGCGACTCTGGGCTTCCGCTTTATGACACGCTCGAGATCCACGCCGATGCCATCCTCGAATTTGCCGCCTGA
- a CDS encoding MarR family transcriptional regulator → MTKADYEALASFRYALRKFLDFSRRAAAEQGLAPQQYLALLEIKGFPGHGQVTVGNLAERLHVAAHSAVGLVNRLQERGLVKRKQSKEDRRCIHVCLTNKGESLLQKLAVAHRNELKIAGPLLAKLLEHVSSGQDSAGCPVSVPASEASRRAFASSQKNHMPKK, encoded by the coding sequence ATGACCAAAGCGGACTACGAGGCCTTGGCTTCATTCAGGTATGCCCTGCGGAAATTTTTGGATTTCAGCAGAAGGGCCGCGGCGGAGCAGGGCTTGGCGCCGCAGCAGTATTTGGCCCTCCTGGAAATCAAGGGCTTCCCGGGGCACGGGCAAGTGACCGTGGGCAATCTTGCCGAGCGGCTGCATGTGGCGGCTCATAGCGCGGTGGGTTTGGTAAACCGCCTGCAAGAGCGCGGGTTGGTCAAGCGCAAGCAGTCCAAAGAGGACCGCCGATGCATTCATGTCTGCCTCACGAACAAAGGGGAAAGCCTTCTGCAGAAGCTGGCCGTTGCGCACCGCAACGAGCTCAAGATCGCAGGGCCGCTGCTGGCGAAACTTTTGGAGCATGTCAGTAGCGGTCAGGATTCCGCGGGGTGCCCGGTCTCCGTCCCGGCCAGCGAAGCAAGCCGACGCGCTTTCGCTTCGTCACAAAAGAATCATATGCCAAAGAAATGA
- a CDS encoding N-acetyltransferase, with protein MTRSRSTPMPSSNLPPEPDISKRTFGAPVVNNASLRRFELEVGGETAFLQYSFEANGFSLDHTHVPDSMRGKGMGAALVRAAMAEAKRRGWEATARCAFVEAFLKKHPEKPG; from the coding sequence ATGACACGCTCGAGATCCACGCCGATGCCATCCTCGAATTTGCCGCCTGAACCTGACATCAGCAAAAGAACATTCGGCGCGCCCGTGGTCAACAATGCGTCGTTGCGCCGCTTCGAGCTGGAGGTTGGCGGCGAAACGGCGTTCCTCCAATACTCGTTCGAGGCCAATGGCTTCAGCCTCGACCACACCCACGTGCCCGACAGCATGCGAGGCAAAGGCATGGGCGCGGCTCTGGTGCGCGCGGCCATGGCCGAGGCGAAACGTCGAGGATGGGAAGCCACCGCACGATGTGCTTTTGTTGAGGCATTCCTGAAAAAGCATCCCGAAAAGCCCGGATAG